Proteins from a single region of Trichoderma asperellum chromosome 3, complete sequence:
- a CDS encoding uncharacterized protein (EggNog:ENOG41~SECRETED:SignalP(1-20)), with product MKNQMLSSIGLFAASAVAQTVLNSGSGFGTLYYDVSDVNGCQDDFSLQNEGFVECNFFTGLSLDQMNTDYVVAMNHTLLAGDLAKYCGKKVIVTSNGVQSNLPLFIGDGCARCAGGPSTNTAWNPNGAPGLDFSYTVAQELNSNACFAGHFDITWEIVDETLYNFDTNAPGQPTGPVNQRRSVNKRSERGSRRRL from the coding sequence ATGAAGAATCAAATGCTTTCATCCATTGGCCTATTCGCCGCATCTGCTGTCGCTCAAACTGTTTTGAACAGCGGATCGGGCTTTGGAACCCTTTACTACGACGTTTCGGATGTAAATGGCTGTCAAGATGACTTTTCTCTCCAAAACGAGGGATTTGTCGAATGTAACTTCTTCACTGGTCTCTCGTTAGACCAGATGAACACCGACTACGTTGTTGCCATGAACCACACCCTGCTGGCCGGTGATTTGGCCAAGTATTGCGGAAAGAAAGTTATTGTCACCAGCAATGGTGTCCAATCTAACCTCCCACTGTTTATCGGTGATGGTTGTGCACGATGCGCTGGTGGCCCCAGCACCAACACCGCTTGGAACCCTAACGGCGCTCCAGGGTTGGATTTCAGTTACACGGTTGCTCAAGAGCTGAACAGCAACGCATGCTTTGCTGGCCACTTTGACATTACTTGGGAAATCGTTGACGAGACCCTTTACAACTTCGATACCAACGCACCAGGTCAGCCTACCGGTCCCGTAAACCAGCGCCGCTCGGTCAACAAGCGATCCGAGAGAGGgagccgtcgtcgtctttAG